From Echinicola jeungdonensis, the proteins below share one genomic window:
- a CDS encoding membrane dipeptidase → MKFADLHCHNHMRPYFWLARKKRKFTRKGMYTPWTVISSNLKNLRNGKMTASYSQCDLVKSWNGKVRLTFNSLYPIEKGFFQTPSQPSKGRNKLFRQIVRVATSHQLPIRDLLQTIYMKIPDIAVDHFQSPEYDYWEAINEEVKFMLTSNGKSTSNKIYTPGLIRQIFESRRNRRRLYPDSMDAKGSYYIPNDREELKNSLQKDQITMVITIEGAHALGTDNVPFATFKKRVATIKKEWPFPVFFITFAHHFDNGLCGHAHSIPDIGKWLLNQSPRKNEGFSPEGRKIIRRFLSINTNNHSEPKWGYRILIDVKHMSARARREYYHDIIIPCMEAEDKETIPVIASHCGFSGIKDLNTHIEKEALEKDDYFDPSGFFNAWNINMCEEDLKIIVQSSGLFGLSFDQRIIGVPGLANNTPNNIRGLWNNIKAVIKSIYNRNDLAEKEKNNIWNCITIGTDFEGLINPVDDYPTVLNFEDFEQNLIEIIEQERRDNRGNLDFMAHIQSKADVTKAVRNFCFENAKTFVLKHYPRHPLH, encoded by the coding sequence ATGAAATTCGCAGACCTACATTGCCATAACCATATGCGCCCATATTTTTGGTTGGCAAGAAAAAAAAGAAAATTCACCAGAAAAGGAATGTACACGCCTTGGACGGTAATTTCATCCAACCTGAAAAATTTAAGGAATGGAAAAATGACTGCCTCTTATAGTCAGTGTGATTTGGTAAAATCCTGGAATGGAAAAGTAAGACTAACTTTCAATTCCCTTTATCCCATCGAAAAAGGCTTTTTTCAAACCCCATCCCAACCGAGTAAGGGGAGAAATAAATTGTTCAGGCAAATCGTCAGGGTAGCCACTTCCCATCAACTCCCTATCCGGGATTTACTTCAAACCATTTATATGAAAATTCCGGACATTGCTGTAGACCATTTCCAATCTCCGGAATACGATTATTGGGAAGCTATTAATGAGGAAGTGAAGTTTATGCTCACCTCAAACGGTAAATCCACTTCCAATAAAATTTATACCCCTGGATTAATTCGGCAGATCTTTGAAAGCAGGAGAAACAGGAGAAGGCTTTATCCAGATTCTATGGATGCCAAGGGTAGTTATTATATTCCAAATGACAGAGAAGAACTGAAAAACTCCCTGCAAAAAGACCAAATAACTATGGTAATAACCATAGAAGGTGCCCATGCACTTGGAACCGATAATGTACCCTTTGCCACTTTTAAAAAAAGGGTGGCCACCATCAAAAAGGAATGGCCATTTCCTGTGTTTTTCATCACTTTTGCTCATCATTTTGACAATGGATTGTGTGGGCATGCCCATAGTATCCCTGATATTGGCAAATGGCTGCTCAACCAGTCCCCGAGAAAAAATGAAGGATTCTCGCCAGAAGGCAGAAAAATCATCCGTAGATTTCTTTCGATCAATACAAATAACCATTCGGAGCCCAAATGGGGTTACCGCATCCTCATTGATGTTAAACACATGAGTGCACGAGCCAGAAGAGAGTATTATCATGATATCATCATTCCATGTATGGAAGCTGAAGACAAAGAAACCATTCCTGTAATTGCTTCCCATTGTGGGTTTTCAGGAATCAAGGATCTAAACACCCATATCGAAAAGGAAGCATTAGAGAAAGATGATTATTTCGATCCTTCCGGCTTCTTCAATGCCTGGAACATCAATATGTGTGAGGAAGACTTAAAGATAATTGTCCAATCCTCTGGATTATTTGGGCTGTCTTTTGACCAAAGAATCATTGGGGTCCCGGGACTTGCAAACAACACTCCCAATAACATTAGGGGACTTTGGAATAATATCAAAGCAGTAATCAAATCCATTTACAACAGGAATGACTTGGCGGAAAAAGAAAAAAACAATATTTGGAATTGCATCACCATAGGCACTGATTTTGAAGGACTTATCAACCCCGTTGATGATTACCCCACCGTTTTGAACTTTGAGGATTTTGAGCAAAACCTTATAGAAATTATCGAACAGGAAAGACGGGACAATAGAGGGAACCTGGATTTTATGGCACATATTCAATCCAAAGCTGATGTTACCAAAGCAGTACGAAACTTTTGCTTTGAAAACGCCAAAACCTTTGTTCTCAAACATTACCCCCGACACCCCCTTCATTGA
- a CDS encoding alpha/beta hydrolase: MVSHFIITNREVSTFHDRKNFIKVNDKEFIRKDGDEEAKHNLRYGMVSFDPKKAKKLEDYNIQIIEDLSDKALEKLKSEGKDDEIKKLGSTQVFESLYKEGRKAKGRQDILFFIHGFNSDLETAMETLRELHEKYIEPDHSPIKHIVIFTWPSKKKILRYRNDAQDALQSGYALARSYAGLKEFFVRKFVKDKQPMCQQKIHLLCHSMGNRVLEAMLTGLLDIRVEINSLFGEIILVGADIDYNALEQPKPLYRLIDFGERVHVYYHNNDQALGISELTKNAFNRLGRWGAKNSLHLPDDIYQSDVSDIQDDEGLLHDRVHHWYYYNSPSVVRDITEVIQGQDSVFTL, encoded by the coding sequence ATGGTCAGCCATTTTATTATTACAAATAGAGAGGTCAGTACTTTTCATGACAGAAAAAATTTCATCAAGGTCAATGATAAAGAATTTATTAGGAAGGATGGTGATGAAGAAGCCAAACACAACCTTAGGTACGGAATGGTTTCTTTTGACCCTAAAAAAGCCAAAAAATTGGAGGATTATAATATCCAGATCATTGAGGATCTTTCTGATAAAGCACTAGAAAAACTAAAATCAGAAGGAAAAGATGACGAAATAAAAAAACTTGGTTCCACTCAGGTTTTTGAATCCCTCTACAAGGAAGGAAGGAAAGCCAAAGGCCGCCAGGATATTTTGTTTTTTATTCATGGTTTTAACTCGGATCTGGAAACGGCCATGGAAACCCTAAGGGAGTTGCACGAAAAATATATCGAACCCGATCACTCTCCCATAAAACATATTGTTATTTTCACTTGGCCTTCCAAAAAGAAAATCCTCCGGTACAGAAATGATGCACAAGATGCCCTGCAATCGGGCTATGCCTTGGCAAGGTCCTATGCCGGCCTAAAAGAGTTTTTTGTAAGGAAATTTGTCAAGGATAAACAGCCCATGTGCCAACAAAAAATCCATTTGCTTTGCCACTCCATGGGCAACCGGGTATTAGAGGCTATGCTTACCGGGCTGCTGGACATTCGAGTGGAAATCAATTCCCTATTTGGGGAAATAATCCTTGTAGGTGCGGACATTGATTATAATGCCTTAGAGCAGCCCAAGCCCCTGTACCGGCTTATCGACTTCGGAGAAAGAGTCCATGTTTATTATCATAATAACGATCAGGCTTTAGGGATATCCGAACTGACCAAAAATGCTTTTAACAGGCTTGGAAGATGGGGAGCCAAAAACTCTCTTCATTTGCCTGATGACATTTACCAGTCAGATGTCTCCGATATCCAGGATGACGAAGGCCTTCTCCATGACAGGGTTCACCACTGGTATTATTACAACTCCCCTTCCGTAGTACGTGATATCACCGAAGTGATCCAGGGGCAAGATTCCGTTTTCACCCTTTGA
- a CDS encoding 4'-phosphopantetheinyl transferase family protein: MNNLMFINKIHCEPMSISNWTKEADYDIKDHVDIWRVSLNQIKDKLRALKRYLTLEEMFKFSKFKQEGDRLRYLGGKSFLKILLARYLKCSPMDISFKEGINNKPMLNEIHGINFNLSHSNDWVVFGLCEEELGVDIEFIDSNFDFIPIINNWFSTPETHYIENAYSPRHEFFKLWTRKEALLKATSVGMTQNLNVINCLDGTQYVPYEVGAGFSDWRIKSLFFEELYSLSVTFPVFYNQIRLFEPQVTSIP; encoded by the coding sequence ATGAATAATCTCATGTTTATCAATAAGATCCATTGTGAGCCAATGTCCATTTCAAACTGGACGAAGGAGGCCGATTATGATATCAAGGATCATGTAGATATTTGGAGGGTTTCTTTGAATCAAATAAAGGATAAACTAAGAGCCCTTAAACGTTATCTTACCCTGGAGGAAATGTTTAAATTTTCAAAATTTAAACAAGAAGGTGATCGCTTGAGGTACCTTGGCGGGAAAAGTTTTTTAAAAATTCTGCTTGCCCGCTACTTGAAATGCTCACCAATGGATATTTCTTTTAAGGAGGGCATTAACAATAAGCCTATGCTCAATGAAATTCACGGAATAAATTTCAACCTTTCCCATTCCAATGATTGGGTGGTCTTTGGACTTTGTGAGGAAGAATTGGGCGTTGATATCGAATTTATTGACAGCAACTTTGATTTCATTCCTATAATCAACAATTGGTTTTCTACCCCTGAAACCCATTATATTGAAAACGCCTATTCACCAAGACATGAATTTTTCAAGTTATGGACTAGGAAAGAAGCCTTATTAAAAGCCACCTCAGTAGGCATGACCCAAAATTTAAATGTAATTAACTGTTTGGATGGGACTCAATATGTACCCTATGAAGTGGGGGCAGGTTTTAGTGACTGGAGGATCAAAAGTTTGTTTTTTGAGGAGCTCTATTCCCTAAGTGTTACTTTCCCGGTTTTCTATAACCAAATTCGTTTATTTGAACCTCAGGTTACCTCTATCCCCTAA
- a CDS encoding S9 family peptidase, with product MNKTTPIAAPRAVQKPKKLTFHGHTRIDPYYWMNDRENPEVIDYLNLENDYVKNQLQHTEAFQDKLFQEMKGRIKEDDESVPYFKDGYFYYTKFIKGGEYPVFCRKKENLEVEEEILLDVNELAKGHEYFQVSAIAISTNQKILAFAQDNVGRRIYTIKFKNLETGEYLKDEIPQITGNLVWANDNQTVIYSKQDPDTLRSYQIYKHKLGSSYKEDQLVYEEKDPTFICHVSKAKTKAYIFICSESTVSSEVRFIDANTPNGAIQLIQKRERNLEYEVEHFEDQFLILTNENKSTNFKLVKTSVKTPSKEHWNTLIAHKEDVLLEGFEVFKDFLVLEERYNGLTRIQIRPWDKSSSHYVQFNEPTYSTWTGFNPEFETSQLRLAYNSLTTPASVYDYDMVKKEKKLLKQQEIIGGYEPELYQAERIWAKGEDGTSIPISLVYKKDLFKKDGSNPLLQYAYGSYGFSTDASFSSNRISLLDRGFVFAMAHIRGGQEMGRTWYEHGKMLKKRNTFTDFIACSEQLISEKYTSPEKLFAMGGSAGGMLMGGIINMRPELYKGVIAAVPFVDVVTTMLDESIPLTTGEFDEWGNPKEKAYYEYMLSYSPYDNVEAKAYPHLLVTSGLHDSQVQYWEPSKWVAKLRATKTDQNKLLLYTNMDAGHGGASGRFQTLRELALEYAFILDLAGIS from the coding sequence ATGAATAAAACTACGCCTATAGCAGCTCCACGAGCTGTCCAAAAACCTAAGAAATTAACCTTCCATGGCCACACCAGGATTGACCCCTACTATTGGATGAATGACAGGGAAAACCCAGAGGTCATCGACTACCTTAACCTGGAAAATGACTATGTAAAAAACCAACTTCAACATACCGAAGCCTTCCAGGATAAACTTTTCCAAGAAATGAAAGGGCGGATTAAAGAAGATGATGAAAGTGTGCCTTATTTTAAGGACGGGTATTTTTATTATACAAAATTTATCAAAGGTGGAGAATATCCGGTTTTTTGCCGGAAAAAGGAAAATCTGGAAGTTGAGGAAGAAATTTTACTGGATGTCAATGAACTGGCTAAAGGGCATGAATATTTTCAGGTTAGTGCAATAGCCATTTCCACCAATCAAAAAATCCTTGCCTTTGCCCAGGACAATGTGGGCAGGAGAATTTATACTATTAAGTTTAAAAATCTGGAAACCGGGGAATATCTGAAGGATGAAATCCCTCAAATTACAGGCAATTTGGTTTGGGCTAATGATAATCAAACCGTTATTTATTCCAAACAGGATCCGGACACCCTTCGATCTTACCAAATTTACAAACATAAATTGGGCAGCTCTTATAAAGAGGATCAATTGGTTTACGAGGAGAAGGACCCCACCTTTATCTGCCATGTCAGTAAGGCAAAAACCAAAGCGTATATATTTATTTGCTCTGAGAGTACTGTATCTTCAGAGGTTCGGTTCATTGATGCCAATACCCCCAATGGTGCCATCCAGCTTATTCAAAAAAGGGAAAGGAATTTGGAATATGAAGTAGAACATTTTGAAGACCAATTTCTCATACTTACCAATGAAAACAAATCCACCAATTTTAAATTGGTAAAAACTTCTGTAAAAACACCATCCAAGGAACATTGGAATACCCTTATTGCTCATAAAGAAGATGTTTTACTGGAGGGTTTTGAAGTTTTTAAGGACTTTTTGGTCCTGGAGGAAAGGTATAACGGACTCACCAGAATTCAGATAAGACCCTGGGACAAATCCTCATCCCATTATGTGCAGTTTAATGAACCGACCTACTCCACTTGGACAGGGTTTAACCCGGAATTTGAAACCTCCCAGTTGCGATTGGCTTATAATTCTCTGACCACTCCTGCATCAGTTTATGATTATGATATGGTGAAAAAGGAAAAAAAGCTTTTGAAACAACAGGAGATTATTGGTGGTTATGAACCAGAACTTTATCAGGCAGAAAGAATTTGGGCTAAAGGAGAAGACGGAACCTCCATCCCCATTTCATTAGTCTACAAAAAAGACCTGTTCAAAAAGGATGGCAGCAATCCATTATTGCAATATGCATATGGATCCTATGGTTTCAGCACTGACGCCTCTTTTAGCTCAAACAGAATCAGCCTATTGGATAGAGGGTTTGTCTTTGCCATGGCCCATATTCGGGGCGGTCAAGAAATGGGAAGAACGTGGTATGAACATGGAAAAATGCTTAAAAAGCGTAATACATTTACAGATTTTATAGCATGTTCTGAACAGTTAATTTCTGAAAAATACACTTCCCCAGAGAAGTTATTTGCCATGGGAGGCAGCGCCGGAGGAATGTTGATGGGAGGCATCATCAATATGAGGCCGGAATTGTATAAGGGGGTTATTGCTGCTGTTCCCTTCGTGGATGTGGTGACTACCATGCTTGATGAAAGTATCCCCTTAACTACTGGGGAGTTCGACGAATGGGGGAACCCCAAAGAAAAAGCATATTACGAATATATGTTGTCTTACTCTCCCTACGATAATGTGGAAGCAAAAGCTTATCCTCATCTTTTGGTTACATCTGGACTGCATGACAGCCAGGTGCAATACTGGGAACCCTCTAAATGGGTGGCCAAATTAAGAGCAACCAAAACCGATCAAAACAAACTATTGCTCTATACCAATATGGACGCTGGACATGGTGGAGCTTCCGGGAGGTTCCAGACCCTAAGAGAACTTGCATTGGAATATGCCTTTATTTTGGATTTGGCTGGAATATCTTAG